The genomic window GTCGAGGGCTGCAGTGGCTCCGAACCGCCGTTTCACGTCGGTCAGCCTCACCACCTCTTCGGAAGCCGCCGCTTGCGACTGTGCCTCGATCACCGTGGTGGAAACAAGGGAATTCATGTGGCTTTCCTTACAAATACTGAAGGCGGTCCGGGCAGAGAACGCCCGGACCGCCTCTCGGCAGGCCTTAGAGCCTTTCCGGGTTAGCTTGAAGCATTCTGCCGGAGCAGGTTTTCGTCAGGGCAAAGGCGATTGGCGACGGGCATACCCCTTGGTACGTCCGAGCCGATCGCCTTTGCCCTGGCGGAAAGATGCCCGGCCCTTCGGGTTGGCTGAAACGGGCCGGCTGATCGACCGGCCGGCTTGGCGAGCTGGGCTACGACACGCGCCGGCCGGTCGACCATCCGACTCCGTTTGAGCCAACAGAATGCTGCAATCTAACCCGGAAAGGCTCTAACCCCAGCCCTGCCTCTGATCAATAGGCGCTGAGACCGGTGCCCTTGTAGACCTTCTCGAATTCGGCCTTGACGGTGTCGTTCTGATAAGAAGACACAAGCGCCTTGACCCATTCGGCATCCTTGTTGTCGTCCTTGACGGCGATGAAGTTGCGGTACGGATTGTCGGCGATCGGCTCCTGGGCGATGCGTTCGGCCGGCGAAAGACCGCTTTTCAGCGCCCAGTCGGTGTTGACGATACCGGCATCCAGATCGTCGATCGACCGGCCGACGATGCCGGCGTCGAGTTCCTTGATCTCGATCTTCTTCGGATTGTCGGTGACGTCGGCGACGGTCGCGAGAATACCGGTGCCCTCCTTCAGTTTGATCAGGCCTTCGCTCTGGAGAACGCGCAGCGCACGGCCTTCGTTCGAGGGGTCGTTCGGCACGCCGATGACGGCACCTTCCGGGATCTCTGCGACGGACTTGTATTTCTTGGTGTATAGGCCGATCGGCCAGACCCCGGTATAACCGACGCGAACGATGTGATAGCCGTGTTGCTGGATCTGGTTGTCGAGATAGGGCTGGTGCTGGAAGGCGTTGGCATCGATTTCGCCGTGCTCCAGCGCTTCATTCGGCTGGGTGTAGTCGTTGAAGATGACGGTCTCGATCTTGAGACCCTTCTTGCCCGCCTCGCTCGCGACCACGCGCCAGATATCCTCCTCCTCGCCGGCCATGATGCCGACCTTGACCGACTTGTCCTCGGCAAAGGAAGGCGCGGGTGCTGCAAAGGAAAAGACTGCGGCCGCGGAAACGGCGATGGCGGCAAGAGCCGCGCGGCGCGAAAGGTGGAAGCCGTGAAGATTTTTGTTCTTGGTCATTGTATATCCCGTCTGACTGAATGAGGCCGAACGCCCCGAGCAGGCCGATCATGGCAAATGCGCGGATCGGGAGCGAAGCACGAATGTCTGATGTGGAGGAAGGGCCGGAAAAACTCTTGCCCTGCCATCGATATCGGCAGGATAAATTTCCACCAAATTTATGGATTAATTGCGGCTTGAGAGCATGCTCCAAACTGAAAACGGCGCCTCCTCGGCGCCGTCTCAAGCCCATTCCGGCATTCCTCATTCGGCAGCAATCAGCGCTTGATTTCGCGCAGGAAAGAACGCCTCGAGCTCGCCGATGACCTCCCCGATCCGCTTGGAAAGTGGATCGGATGAGACACGGTAATCGGTGAAGTCGCGGTCGGACGCGTAAACCGCGGTCGGCAGCGTGTAAGACATGAAAAAGCCGAAGAGCGGGCGGAGCTGGTGCTCGACCATCAGCGCATGCCGGTCGCCGCCGCCGGTCGCAGTGATGATGATCGGCTTGGCGCGCAGCTCATGGGGGTCGATCAGGTCGATCAGATGCTTGAAGAGGCCGGGATAGCTGCCCTTGTAAGTCGGCGCTCCGATGACCAGCACATCGGCATTGACGACGTCGTCGATGACTTCCCTGGCGCGACTGTCGAGATCGTCACGGCGCAGCGCCTGGCCAAGCGAGGGGCCGACATCGGTCAGGTCGTAGATGGTGTTGTCGAATCCGTATTTCTCGCCGGCGAGACCGGCAATGTTTTCGACAAGCGCAAAGGTCTTCGAGGGGCGGTTGAAGCTACCCGCAAGGCCGACCAGTTTGTGAGCAGACATGCCATTTCCTTCCAATATCGTGCCGAGACCGACGTCATTATTCTCACGAATATTATCTATAAAAATAGTGGATTAAAGGAATGGTGATCCCTCTTCCCCATAGGAGGAGAAAAATACGTTCGGGCCTATGGGCGAAGGCGACGTGCGAAACTGCATGATGAACCGGGCCGGAGTGTCGGTGACATTCCGGCTTGATCGATTGTCCGTAAGCGATGTCGCCTCAGACTGGTTTCTGCTTCGGAATACGCGGCAGGAAGACCGTGAGGAGACCGAGCAGCGGCAGATAGGAGCAGATGCGGTAGACGAAATCGATAC from Rhizobium leguminosarum includes these protein-coding regions:
- the msuE gene encoding FMN reductase, giving the protein MSAHKLVGLAGSFNRPSKTFALVENIAGLAGEKYGFDNTIYDLTDVGPSLGQALRRDDLDSRAREVIDDVVNADVLVIGAPTYKGSYPGLFKHLIDLIDPHELRAKPIIITATGGGDRHALMVEHQLRPLFGFFMSYTLPTAVYASDRDFTDYRVSSDPLSKRIGEVIGELEAFFPARNQALIAAE
- a CDS encoding MetQ/NlpA family lipoprotein, with the protein product MTKNKNLHGFHLSRRAALAAIAVSAAAVFSFAAPAPSFAEDKSVKVGIMAGEEEDIWRVVASEAGKKGLKIETVIFNDYTQPNEALEHGEIDANAFQHQPYLDNQIQQHGYHIVRVGYTGVWPIGLYTKKYKSVAEIPEGAVIGVPNDPSNEGRALRVLQSEGLIKLKEGTGILATVADVTDNPKKIEIKELDAGIVGRSIDDLDAGIVNTDWALKSGLSPAERIAQEPIADNPYRNFIAVKDDNKDAEWVKALVSSYQNDTVKAEFEKVYKGTGLSAY